A portion of the Candidatus Zixiibacteriota bacterium genome contains these proteins:
- the hypB gene encoding hydrogenase nickel incorporation protein HypB — MSENDRLARAIRQELCRRRIVALNVVSSPGSGKTSLLEGTFRALNDRLKIAMIAGDVQTENDAERLKKAGGTMIQPIVTGSVCHLDAKMISKAFDRPSLDGIDLLFIENVGNLVCPASYDLGEDMKVALISTTRGDDKPLKHPSMFRRSSVLVIDKTDLLGSSDFDLERVKSNGLFINGNLKVI; from the coding sequence CTGTCAGAGAATGATCGTCTGGCCCGAGCGATTCGACAGGAGTTGTGCCGAAGAAGAATCGTGGCGCTGAATGTGGTTAGTTCGCCCGGTTCCGGGAAGACCAGCCTTCTGGAGGGGACGTTCAGGGCCCTAAACGACAGACTCAAAATAGCTATGATAGCGGGCGACGTCCAAACCGAAAACGATGCCGAAAGGCTTAAGAAGGCAGGCGGGACAATGATCCAGCCGATTGTGACCGGAAGTGTCTGTCATCTCGATGCCAAAATGATAAGCAAGGCTTTCGATCGACCCAGTCTGGACGGTATCGATCTCCTGTTTATAGAAAACGTCGGGAACCTGGTCTGCCCGGCCAGTTACGATCTCGGCGAGGACATGAAAGTTGCTCTGATTAGTACGACTAGAGGCGACGACAAGCCGCTGAAACATCCATCAATGTTCCGTCGCTCCTCAGTCCTTGTCATCGATAAGACTGATCTGCTCGGGTCCTCCGATTTCGATTTGGAACGGGTCAAGAGCAATGGTCTCTTCATCAATGGCAATCTGAAAGTAATCTAG